A part of Candidatus Binataceae bacterium genomic DNA contains:
- a CDS encoding STAS/SEC14 domain-containing protein has product MEAGAMWEDFKIGVEHLSRWERVAVVTDAEWIRHAVNVFRLLMPGEVRVFATSNASAAREWITAAHA; this is encoded by the coding sequence ATGGAAGCTGGCGCGATGTGGGAAGACTTCAAAATCGGGGTCGAACATCTTTCGCGATGGGAGCGCGTCGCCGTCGTGACTGACGCCGAGTGGATCAGACATGCGGTCAACGTTTTCCGCTTGCTGATGCCGGGCGAGGTCCGCGTGTTTGCCACCTCCAACGCGTCAGCTGCCCGCGAATGGATCACGGCAGCGCACGCATAG
- a CDS encoding GlsB/YeaQ/YmgE family stress response membrane protein, protein MVGAIVIGLIAGWLAGKIVRGQGYGMLADILLGLVGAVIGSRIFDVFDIRVYSGVGHLAMATVGAVVLVGIVHLIHNPSALH, encoded by the coding sequence ATGGTCGGCGCAATCGTCATCGGACTTATCGCGGGATGGCTTGCCGGGAAAATTGTGCGCGGGCAGGGCTACGGCATGCTCGCCGACATCCTGCTCGGCCTCGTCGGCGCGGTCATCGGCAGCCGTATCTTCGACGTCTTCGATATCCGGGTTTACAGCGGAGTGGGGCATCTCGCGATGGCGACGGTGGGCGCAGTCGTGCTAGTCGGGATCGTCCACCTGATTCACAACCCCTCGGCGCTGCACTAG
- a CDS encoding kelch repeat-containing protein, whose protein sequence is MWSGLSANPFSVEFGKEAVGGTSAAKPVTITNRSDRVRTIVRVRTTAGFGESNTCAVLKPRASCKVEVTFSPTMKGERIGALIVRVADRDDDSGTFVLLTGIGTASAGVTISGTAMQGGATSGATVSLYAVSTSDGSNSGAALATTTSDGSGNFTLKLASVPSGPVRLTATGGSFASEMNGATINPSGSISVLLSGVTANQSGISINPLTEFVNSLALAKLNGGSSPTLADALASATSAIEGDYGLKSDPATLTPNFTVAGVGSDAGNFALALGALINEDQALCSAAPGGLVTALSADIADGVFDGSAAGTPVPYCGGSLAALAGTSDFQDALAGLQQLQLLTVGFGFGGSYGPAGNVLINQVPPVAPDLLTAAFATIDSAISLAAPVPVNQFATANLPTMVTAREYHTATLLANGKVLFAGGEDSSADILNTAELYDPAANSFTAVLSTMSFAREFATATLLPNGKVLIAGGLGPHGDVSAADIYDPVANSFSAGPAMVYPRDSASAVLLPNGKVLIAGGFSGGNVQSTAELYDPVANSFTAVPLGMTEARYLPTITLLTSGQVLITGGSNFSGILSSTDIYNPLTNSFSAGPALNAERESATAALLPNGKVLIAGGDDNDGYPTTTELYDPAANSFAVGPAMNMGREETANAILLPNGKVLIAGGWLFGSGGSGVLASTELYDPVSNTFAAAASTASMSSPREYPTATLLPNGIVLIAGGDDGDNNLTNGDLYKP, encoded by the coding sequence GTGTGGTCTGGGCTGAGTGCGAATCCGTTCTCGGTGGAATTTGGCAAGGAGGCAGTGGGCGGCACGAGCGCCGCAAAGCCAGTGACCATCACCAATCGAAGCGACAGGGTCCGCACGATCGTACGAGTGCGTACGACCGCCGGCTTTGGCGAGAGTAACACCTGCGCGGTCCTGAAACCGCGTGCAAGCTGCAAAGTTGAGGTCACCTTCAGTCCAACCATGAAAGGCGAAAGGATCGGAGCCTTGATCGTTCGGGTGGCCGACCGCGATGATGATTCAGGCACGTTTGTATTGCTCACTGGAATAGGTACCGCCTCGGCTGGGGTGACGATATCGGGTACGGCGATGCAGGGCGGGGCAACGAGCGGGGCAACCGTAAGCCTCTATGCAGTTAGCACCAGCGACGGATCGAACAGCGGCGCAGCGCTGGCGACCACGACCAGCGACGGCAGCGGCAACTTCACCCTCAAACTCGCAAGTGTTCCTTCGGGGCCGGTGAGATTGACCGCGACGGGCGGTTCCTTCGCGAGCGAAATGAACGGCGCAACCATCAACCCATCGGGCAGCATTTCGGTTCTGCTCTCCGGTGTGACCGCGAACCAATCCGGGATCTCGATCAACCCTCTCACCGAATTCGTAAACTCGCTTGCTCTGGCAAAGCTTAATGGCGGTTCATCGCCCACACTGGCGGATGCGCTCGCCTCGGCGACGAGTGCAATCGAGGGGGACTATGGACTCAAAAGCGATCCGGCGACCCTGACTCCGAACTTCACGGTTGCTGGCGTCGGCAGCGACGCTGGGAACTTCGCGCTTGCGCTGGGCGCCTTGATCAACGAAGACCAGGCGCTGTGTTCAGCCGCACCGGGCGGATTGGTTACTGCACTGTCGGCGGACATAGCGGACGGAGTCTTCGACGGGTCTGCTGCAGGCACGCCTGTGCCTTATTGCGGCGGGAGTCTGGCGGCGCTTGCGGGAACCAGCGACTTCCAGGATGCGCTGGCGGGACTCCAGCAACTGCAACTGCTGACCGTCGGCTTCGGCTTCGGCGGCAGCTACGGCCCAGCCGGGAACGTGCTGATCAATCAGGTTCCTCCGGTCGCCCCTGACCTGCTCACCGCGGCCTTCGCCACCATTGATAGCGCCATAAGCCTGGCCGCGCCGGTCCCGGTGAACCAATTCGCCACGGCGAATCTGCCCACGATGGTCACGGCCCGCGAATATCACACGGCCACACTCCTCGCTAACGGCAAAGTGCTGTTCGCCGGGGGCGAGGATAGCAGCGCCGACATATTGAATACTGCTGAACTCTACGATCCGGCGGCGAATTCGTTCACCGCTGTTCTTTCCACGATGAGCTTCGCACGCGAATTCGCGACCGCCACGCTATTGCCCAACGGTAAGGTGTTGATAGCCGGCGGCCTCGGGCCACACGGCGACGTGTCCGCCGCCGATATCTACGATCCCGTGGCGAACTCTTTCAGCGCCGGGCCAGCGATGGTTTACCCGCGCGACAGCGCGAGCGCGGTGCTGCTGCCCAATGGCAAGGTGCTGATCGCGGGCGGATTCTCCGGCGGCAACGTTCAGAGCACCGCCGAGCTCTACGATCCGGTGGCCAATTCTTTTACCGCCGTGCCGCTCGGCATGACCGAGGCCCGTTATCTCCCGACCATCACGCTGCTCACCAGCGGCCAGGTGCTGATTACGGGCGGCTCCAACTTCAGCGGCATCCTGAGCAGCACCGACATCTACAATCCGTTGACCAACTCGTTCTCCGCAGGCCCGGCGCTGAACGCCGAGCGCGAGTCGGCGACCGCGGCGCTGCTGCCCAACGGAAAAGTGTTGATCGCGGGCGGCGACGACAACGACGGCTACCCAACGACGACCGAACTCTACGATCCGGCGGCCAACTCGTTTGCCGTCGGACCGGCGATGAACATGGGGCGCGAAGAAACCGCGAATGCGATACTGCTGCCGAATGGCAAAGTGCTCATCGCCGGCGGATGGCTCTTCGGCTCCGGCGGTTCCGGCGTTCTGGCCAGCACGGAGCTCTACGATCCTGTGAGCAATACGTTCGCCGCGGCTGCGTCCACGGCGTCCATGAGTTCTCCGCGTGAGTACCCCACTGCGACGCTGCTGCCTAACGGTATAGTGCTGATCGCCGGGGGCGACGACGGAGACAACAACCTGACCAACGGCGACCTCTATAAGCCGTAA
- a CDS encoding radical SAM protein yields the protein MRNYSAAPATRALTPTGGFLDGFAYSLNPYVGCAFGDNGGCPFCYVRALPVARAEPGPWGSWVIAKSNLLELLGRELCALEKSGKLDRAAVFMSSATDPYQGMERRMRLTRGALELFAKRPPRRVLLQTRSPMIERDLDLLMRLGPRLIASITVETDDDRVRQALTPTSPSIARRLAAARRLRAAGVFVQLAVAPMMPNNPERLAELADAAADRVVVDTYFDGDGSGGRRSRALMIGELYARLGYERWFQPGAERELMAAMRARLGAARVLFSREGFNAV from the coding sequence TTGCGCAACTATTCGGCTGCGCCGGCGACCCGCGCGCTGACCCCGACCGGCGGGTTCCTCGACGGCTTCGCCTACTCGCTCAATCCGTACGTCGGATGCGCCTTCGGCGACAACGGCGGATGCCCGTTCTGTTACGTGCGGGCGCTGCCGGTGGCGCGGGCCGAGCCGGGCCCGTGGGGTTCGTGGGTGATCGCCAAGTCCAACCTGCTCGAACTGCTGGGGCGCGAGCTTTGCGCGCTGGAAAAATCCGGCAAGCTCGATCGCGCCGCCGTCTTCATGTCGAGCGCGACCGATCCGTACCAGGGGATGGAACGGCGGATGAGGCTCACGCGCGGCGCGCTCGAGCTCTTCGCAAAACGTCCGCCGCGCCGCGTGCTGCTGCAGACGCGCAGCCCCATGATCGAACGCGACCTCGACCTGCTGATGCGGCTAGGACCGCGGCTCATCGCTTCGATAACCGTCGAGACCGACGACGACCGAGTGCGCCAGGCGCTGACGCCGACCTCGCCTTCGATCGCGCGGCGGCTTGCGGCCGCACGCCGGCTGCGCGCGGCCGGCGTATTCGTCCAGCTGGCGGTGGCGCCGATGATGCCGAATAATCCCGAGCGCCTGGCCGAGCTTGCCGACGCCGCAGCCGACCGCGTCGTGGTCGATACCTACTTCGACGGCGACGGTTCCGGCGGCCGGCGCTCGCGCGCGCTGATGATCGGCGAGTTGTACGCGCGGCTCGGCTACGAGCGATGGTTCCAGCCGGGCGCCGAGCGCGAGCTGATGGCGGCGATGCGCGCGCGCCTCGGCGCGGCGCGGGTGCTCTTCAGCCGCGAGGGTTTCAACGCGGTTTGA
- a CDS encoding dodecin family protein: MVEKTIELTGSSTESIEHAVELAVARAAVTISGVHTAQVTNVAAEIAHNKVSRWKVTVKLTFQVKEQLHE, from the coding sequence ATGGTTGAAAAGACTATCGAGCTGACCGGCAGCTCGACCGAATCGATCGAGCACGCGGTGGAACTGGCGGTGGCGCGGGCCGCAGTGACGATCTCCGGCGTCCACACCGCGCAGGTAACCAACGTCGCCGCCGAGATCGCGCACAACAAGGTGTCGCGATGGAAGGTCACGGTAAAACTCACTTTCCAGGTAAAGGAACAACTCCACGAATAG
- a CDS encoding acetate--CoA ligase family protein produces MSYDRSAVRAVIEGARAERRSGLSPAECRALCEACAIPLPKAAMVSSAAEAGRAAAALGFPVVMKVVSPDILHKTEAGGVVLNVRSAEEAEKAYEKIVAGAHAYRRDAKVAGVEIQQMLAGGQEVIVGAVSDPSFGKVVAFGLGGVLVEVLKDITFRLAPASRADALSMIEGIAAAEILSGVRGAPAVDKAALAAIIETVSMLAADFPEIAELDLNPVLARPAGAMALDVRVLLDFKPPRERFRPAGAEILRAMNRIMRPAAIAVIGASAEDGKIGNSVMKNLINGGFEGAIYPIHPKLPEVMGRKAYRSVKDAPGEIDVAVFAIPAPLVAGALKECGEKKIPGAVLIPSGFAETGNAELQEEIVRIGRQYNVRLMGPNIYGFYYLPRKLCATFCTPYDVLGKAALSSQSGGVGMAIVGFSRSTKMGVSAIVGLGNKCDLDEDDLLTFFEQDDDTQVVAMHVEDLKDGRSFAEVAKRVSRKKPVIVLKAGRTALGARAARSHTAALAGNDRIYEDVLRQSGVVRARALNDMLEFARCLPIMAAPKGENVLIITGAGGSGVLLSDACVDNGLKLMEMPPDLDAAFRKFIPPFGAAGNPVDITGGEPPTTYRNTIRLGLEEPRIHALILGYWHTIITPPMVFAKLVTEVVEEMRGKGIDKPIVASLVGDVEVEDACRMLFEHNIPAYPYTTEKPVIVLGAKYQWARAAGLVTR; encoded by the coding sequence ATGAGCTACGATCGTTCGGCGGTGCGGGCGGTAATCGAAGGGGCGCGGGCCGAGCGGCGAAGCGGGCTCTCGCCGGCGGAGTGCAGGGCGCTTTGCGAGGCATGCGCGATCCCGCTGCCCAAGGCGGCAATGGTGTCTTCCGCCGCCGAGGCCGGCCGCGCCGCCGCCGCGCTCGGCTTTCCGGTGGTGATGAAGGTCGTCTCGCCCGACATCCTACACAAAACCGAAGCCGGCGGCGTCGTGCTCAACGTGCGCAGCGCCGAAGAGGCCGAGAAGGCCTACGAAAAAATCGTCGCCGGCGCCCACGCGTACAGGCGCGACGCCAAAGTCGCGGGAGTCGAGATCCAGCAGATGCTCGCGGGCGGCCAGGAGGTGATCGTCGGCGCCGTCAGCGACCCGAGCTTCGGCAAGGTCGTGGCCTTCGGGCTCGGCGGCGTGCTGGTCGAAGTGCTCAAGGACATCACCTTCCGTCTCGCGCCGGCGAGCCGCGCCGACGCCCTCTCGATGATCGAGGGAATCGCGGCGGCCGAGATTCTAAGTGGCGTGCGCGGCGCGCCCGCGGTGGACAAGGCCGCGCTCGCCGCGATCATCGAGACGGTCTCGATGCTGGCCGCGGACTTTCCCGAAATCGCCGAACTCGATCTCAATCCGGTGCTCGCGCGGCCCGCGGGCGCCATGGCGCTCGACGTGCGCGTGCTGCTCGACTTCAAGCCGCCGCGCGAACGTTTCCGGCCCGCGGGCGCGGAAATTCTGCGCGCGATGAACCGGATCATGCGGCCGGCAGCGATCGCGGTAATCGGCGCGTCGGCCGAGGACGGCAAGATCGGAAACTCGGTGATGAAGAATCTCATCAACGGCGGCTTCGAGGGCGCGATCTACCCGATCCATCCCAAGCTGCCGGAGGTGATGGGGCGCAAGGCCTATCGCAGCGTCAAGGACGCGCCGGGAGAGATCGACGTGGCAGTGTTCGCGATTCCGGCGCCACTGGTTGCGGGCGCGCTCAAGGAGTGCGGCGAGAAAAAAATTCCCGGCGCGGTGCTGATTCCGTCGGGCTTTGCCGAGACCGGCAACGCCGAGTTGCAGGAGGAGATCGTCAGGATCGGACGGCAATACAACGTGCGCCTGATGGGCCCGAACATCTACGGCTTCTACTATCTGCCGCGCAAGCTGTGCGCGACCTTCTGCACGCCGTATGACGTCCTGGGCAAGGCCGCGCTGTCCTCGCAAAGCGGCGGCGTCGGGATGGCGATCGTCGGCTTCAGCCGCTCGACCAAGATGGGCGTGTCGGCGATTGTCGGTCTGGGGAACAAATGCGACCTCGACGAAGACGACCTGCTCACGTTTTTCGAGCAGGACGACGATACGCAAGTCGTCGCGATGCACGTCGAGGATTTGAAGGATGGGCGATCGTTTGCCGAGGTCGCCAAACGCGTGTCGCGCAAAAAGCCCGTGATCGTGCTGAAGGCCGGACGCACCGCGCTCGGCGCGCGGGCGGCGCGCTCGCACACGGCCGCGCTCGCCGGCAACGATCGCATCTACGAGGACGTGCTGCGGCAATCGGGGGTGGTGCGCGCCCGCGCGCTCAACGACATGCTCGAGTTCGCGCGCTGCCTGCCGATCATGGCCGCGCCCAAGGGCGAAAACGTGCTCATCATCACCGGCGCCGGCGGCTCCGGCGTGCTGCTCTCGGATGCGTGCGTCGATAACGGACTTAAGCTGATGGAGATGCCGCCCGACCTCGACGCAGCCTTCCGCAAGTTCATCCCGCCCTTCGGCGCGGCCGGCAATCCGGTCGATATCACCGGCGGCGAGCCGCCGACGACCTATCGCAACACGATCCGGCTGGGGCTGGAGGAGCCGCGCATTCACGCGCTCATCCTCGGCTATTGGCACACGATCATCACGCCGCCGATGGTGTTCGCGAAGCTGGTGACCGAGGTGGTCGAAGAGATGCGCGGCAAGGGGATCGACAAGCCGATCGTGGCGTCGCTGGTCGGCGACGTCGAGGTCGAGGATGCATGCCGGATGCTGTTCGAGCACAACATCCCGGCCTACCCGTACACGACCGAGAAGCCGGTCATCGTGCTGGGGGCGAAATACCAATGGGCGCGCGCCGCGGGTCTGGTGACCCGCTGA
- a CDS encoding sodium:proton antiporter, with protein sequence MMDLFQIATVLITLSAVFSYVNYQYIRMPAKIGVMAIALALSLALLISGWLGIADGREQAAQVLHGIDFNRALLHGMLAFLLFAGAQHLDLNDLSREKAAVVLLATVSVVFSTALVGVATWLMVSLVRIHMSLTSAFLFGALISPTDPIAVIGIMKNARAPKSLETQISGESLFNDGIGVVVFLIILQLATGESRISGIAIALLFAEEAAGGLLLGLCAGYFAYLMLKRIDHYQVEILVTLALAMGVYALAEAVPIPLSAPIAVVAAGLLIGNQGRAFAMSPETREHVDTFWELIDEILNAVLFVLIGLEVLIIPFNWGFMIAGLAAIPITLLARWISVAGVVAALSLFRPTAPGTIPILTWGGLRGGISVALALSLPAMNERNAIVAMTYAVVIFSIIVQGLTVGKLTEHFVGAAIRRNVAPPGLRSASDG encoded by the coding sequence ATGATGGACCTTTTTCAGATCGCCACTGTGCTCATAACCCTCTCGGCGGTCTTTAGCTATGTGAATTACCAGTACATTCGTATGCCAGCGAAGATTGGCGTTATGGCGATTGCACTGGCGCTGTCGCTGGCGTTGTTGATCAGCGGATGGCTCGGGATCGCCGATGGAAGAGAGCAGGCGGCCCAGGTGCTGCACGGAATCGACTTCAACCGGGCGCTGCTTCACGGGATGCTCGCCTTTCTTTTATTTGCGGGAGCACAGCATCTAGACCTCAACGATCTGAGTCGCGAAAAGGCCGCCGTCGTTCTGCTGGCCACTGTGAGTGTCGTATTTTCCACCGCGCTAGTGGGGGTGGCGACGTGGTTGATGGTGAGTCTCGTTAGAATTCACATGAGTCTTACCTCCGCGTTCTTGTTTGGCGCGCTGATTTCACCCACGGACCCAATCGCTGTTATCGGAATAATGAAGAATGCGCGAGCCCCAAAGAGCCTGGAGACTCAGATTTCCGGCGAGTCGCTGTTCAATGATGGGATCGGGGTGGTAGTTTTTTTGATCATTCTTCAGCTCGCAACCGGTGAATCACGGATCTCGGGAATCGCGATCGCGCTTTTGTTCGCTGAAGAAGCAGCAGGTGGCTTGCTGTTAGGGCTTTGCGCAGGGTACTTCGCCTACCTGATGCTTAAGCGAATCGATCACTACCAAGTCGAAATTCTTGTGACTCTCGCACTGGCGATGGGCGTCTACGCCCTGGCCGAGGCAGTTCCGATTCCGCTGTCGGCGCCAATAGCCGTAGTGGCCGCTGGGTTGCTGATCGGCAACCAGGGACGCGCGTTCGCGATGTCGCCAGAGACCAGGGAGCACGTCGACACGTTCTGGGAACTTATCGACGAGATCCTGAATGCCGTTCTGTTCGTCCTGATTGGGCTCGAAGTGCTGATCATCCCCTTCAACTGGGGATTCATGATCGCTGGCCTTGCCGCGATACCGATCACGCTCCTGGCACGGTGGATCAGTGTGGCTGGTGTGGTCGCCGCGCTCTCCTTGTTCCGGCCCACCGCGCCGGGGACTATCCCGATTCTCACTTGGGGCGGCTTGCGTGGTGGAATCTCGGTCGCATTGGCACTTTCACTACCAGCTATGAACGAAAGGAACGCGATCGTTGCAATGACTTATGCCGTCGTAATCTTTTCAATCATCGTTCAGGGACTGACTGTGGGAAAGCTCACCGAGCACTTCGTTGGAGCCGCAATCCGTCGTAACGTAGCGCCCCCTGGGCTGCGGTCCGCGTCCGATGGCTGA
- a CDS encoding MBL fold metallo-hydrolase, with product MPAKTTAKIAEVQRGIYEIFLPLPMRPTIVNVYLIDCGGGQWTLVDTGMNTPDSVGTLEDAFKQAGTRLEDLTVLLGTHHHIDHFGASRTIKGVSHARTYLHDLEVERVNRMLNLPAPSSNPEVFAFFTGHGFPIDRYPIEGMRPAWMGTDQYNPVPQPDAFLHDGDVIAVGERRFEIIWTPGHAPGHSVIYLRKEKVMIVGDHLLPRITPHVGIYPSGPSNPLSDFIDSQRKVQNFEVELVLPAHGAVYQDHRHRANQLIEHHRYREAEMLDLVRRTPLTAFEVAQEIFGEEDRPIFHVMAATFETLAHMEYSRSEGRARRIEENGRIKWQAS from the coding sequence ATGCCAGCCAAAACCACAGCCAAGATCGCAGAGGTCCAGCGCGGAATCTACGAAATCTTTCTACCGCTGCCGATGCGGCCGACGATCGTCAACGTCTATCTAATCGACTGCGGCGGCGGTCAATGGACGCTCGTCGATACCGGGATGAACACCCCCGACAGCGTGGGCACGCTCGAGGACGCGTTTAAGCAGGCTGGAACCCGGCTCGAAGATCTCACCGTCCTCCTCGGCACTCATCATCACATCGATCATTTCGGCGCCTCGCGGACGATCAAGGGGGTGAGCCACGCGCGCACCTACCTGCACGACCTCGAGGTCGAGCGGGTCAACCGGATGCTCAACCTGCCGGCGCCTTCGTCCAATCCTGAGGTCTTTGCATTTTTCACCGGCCACGGCTTTCCGATCGATCGCTATCCGATCGAAGGGATGCGGCCTGCGTGGATGGGCACCGATCAGTACAATCCGGTCCCGCAGCCCGACGCGTTCCTGCACGACGGCGACGTGATTGCGGTGGGCGAGCGGCGTTTCGAGATCATCTGGACGCCCGGCCACGCCCCGGGTCACAGCGTGATCTATCTGCGCAAGGAGAAGGTGATGATCGTCGGCGACCATCTGCTGCCGCGCATCACCCCGCACGTCGGCATTTATCCCTCGGGACCGAGCAATCCGCTGAGCGATTTTATCGATTCGCAGCGCAAGGTGCAGAATTTCGAGGTCGAGCTGGTGCTGCCCGCGCACGGCGCGGTTTACCAGGACCATCGCCATCGGGCCAACCAGCTAATCGAGCACCATCGCTACCGCGAAGCCGAAATGCTCGACCTGGTACGGCGCACGCCGCTCACCGCCTTCGAGGTCGCGCAAGAGATTTTCGGCGAGGAGGACCGGCCGATCTTCCACGTGATGGCAGCGACGTTCGAGACCCTCGCGCATATGGAGTATTCGCGCTCTGAAGGCCGCGCGCGCCGAATCGAGGAAAACGGGCGTATCAAGTGGCAGGCTTCGTAA
- a CDS encoding LON peptidase substrate-binding domain-containing protein has protein sequence MAELPDIIPIFPLPNFVLFPGVTVPLHIFEPRYREMVADVAGDHGIVGMIMLKGDWERDYYAYPDIFTIGCAGRIASLEKLADGRYNLQLEGISEFQIGREIRSHSYRKAEVRWCPSGRRLLGMEPSEMNSLRDLLVGFLGETADTAWRGLVDEQGLRDADLINFLCFHLDVTPLEKQTLLEALEDRLACLFDVLTFKIEERKLGPGPRGSGSVN, from the coding sequence ATGGCCGAGTTGCCGGACATCATTCCGATCTTTCCGCTGCCCAATTTCGTGCTGTTTCCCGGCGTGACGGTGCCGCTGCACATTTTCGAGCCGCGCTATCGCGAGATGGTCGCCGACGTCGCCGGCGATCACGGAATTGTCGGGATGATAATGCTCAAGGGTGACTGGGAGCGCGACTACTACGCCTATCCCGATATCTTCACCATCGGATGCGCCGGCCGTATCGCCTCGTTGGAAAAGCTTGCCGACGGTCGCTACAACCTCCAGCTGGAAGGAATCAGCGAATTTCAGATCGGACGCGAAATCCGCTCACACTCATACCGCAAGGCTGAAGTCCGATGGTGTCCGTCGGGCCGCAGATTGCTGGGCATGGAGCCCTCCGAGATGAACTCGCTGCGCGACCTGCTGGTCGGATTTCTCGGCGAGACTGCCGACACGGCCTGGCGCGGATTGGTCGACGAGCAAGGCCTGCGCGACGCCGACCTGATCAATTTCCTGTGCTTTCATCTCGACGTCACGCCGCTTGAGAAGCAGACTCTGCTCGAGGCCCTGGAAGATCGTCTCGCCTGCCTGTTCGACGTGCTCACCTTCAAGATAGAAGAGCGCAAACTCGGCCCGGGTCCGCGCGGAAGCGGTTCGGTCAATTAG
- a CDS encoding LLM class flavin-dependent oxidoreductase: MDFGILLPFRNPLQWNRPITEVYDEHLEEAVLAEELGYDHVWTTEHHFYDDAWSPSLLPILAAVAQRTRRIRLGTFIIILPFHHPVRVAEDAATVDILSKGRLDLGVGQGYVVSEFDSFRVPRKERGGRVEEGVELIRRCFTEENFSFEGKYYQMKNVNLTPKPVQKPFPPIWIAAMAEKSVARVARTGYHLAGSGGVDLQQMYDAGLRAHSHDVGSHYIAQLRAVYVAETRKQAWDDAEEHLYYMMTAYDRRFKEANDLPWSEAVFSQSSVPPPGKMRNTPGLSFFQAPLAVGTPDDVVQDLKNYEKAGRVTHLVMWMQLPGMPAHKARRSMELFAKEVMPRVR, translated from the coding sequence ATGGACTTCGGAATCCTTCTGCCCTTCAGAAATCCGCTCCAATGGAACCGGCCGATAACCGAGGTTTACGATGAACATCTCGAGGAAGCCGTTCTCGCCGAAGAGCTTGGCTACGATCACGTCTGGACCACTGAGCATCATTTCTACGACGATGCCTGGTCGCCGTCGCTCCTGCCGATCCTCGCCGCCGTCGCCCAGCGCACGCGCCGCATCCGCCTGGGAACTTTCATCATTATCCTGCCCTTTCATCATCCGGTCCGCGTCGCCGAGGACGCCGCGACGGTCGATATCCTGTCTAAAGGCCGGCTCGACCTCGGCGTCGGCCAGGGCTACGTAGTGAGCGAGTTCGACAGCTTCCGCGTCCCGCGCAAGGAGCGCGGCGGACGGGTCGAGGAAGGTGTGGAGCTGATCCGGCGATGCTTCACCGAAGAGAATTTTTCCTTTGAAGGCAAGTACTACCAGATGAAAAACGTGAACCTCACACCCAAGCCGGTGCAGAAGCCCTTTCCGCCGATTTGGATTGCGGCGATGGCCGAGAAGTCGGTCGCGCGCGTGGCCCGGACGGGCTATCACCTGGCCGGCAGCGGCGGAGTGGACCTTCAGCAGATGTACGACGCCGGCCTGCGCGCTCACAGCCACGACGTGGGGAGCCACTACATCGCGCAACTGCGTGCGGTCTATGTCGCCGAGACGCGCAAGCAGGCGTGGGACGACGCCGAGGAGCATCTCTACTACATGATGACCGCGTACGATCGCCGCTTTAAGGAAGCCAACGATTTGCCGTGGAGCGAGGCGGTCTTCTCGCAATCCTCAGTCCCCCCTCCGGGCAAGATGCGCAATACGCCCGGGCTCAGCTTCTTTCAGGCGCCGCTCGCGGTTGGAACTCCCGACGACGTGGTGCAGGACCTGAAAAACTACGAAAAGGCGGGCCGCGTGACGCACCTGGTGATGTGGATGCAGCTGCCGGGGATGCCGGCGCACAAGGCGCGCCGCTCGATGGAACTGTTTGCGAAGGAAGTGATGCCGCGCGTGCGCTGA
- the msrB gene encoding peptide-methionine (R)-S-oxide reductase MsrB, with protein sequence MADKVVKTDEEWRKILTPEQYEITQRKGTERAFTGQYWDFHDQGVYLCICCGNELFSSETKFDSGCGWPSFYAPKDESRVDNSVDRSYGMVRTEVTCSRCGAHLGHVFDDGPNPTGLRYCMNSASLKFEKKAD encoded by the coding sequence ATGGCCGACAAAGTCGTCAAAACCGACGAGGAATGGCGGAAGATCCTCACTCCCGAGCAGTACGAGATCACGCAGAGAAAGGGCACCGAACGTGCCTTCACCGGCCAATACTGGGATTTCCATGACCAGGGCGTTTACCTCTGCATCTGCTGCGGCAACGAGCTGTTCAGCTCGGAGACCAAGTTCGACTCGGGATGCGGATGGCCTAGCTTTTATGCGCCCAAGGACGAGAGCAGGGTCGATAATTCGGTCGACAGGAGCTACGGGATGGTGCGCACGGAGGTCACGTGCAGCCGCTGCGGCGCGCATCTGGGGCACGTCTTCGACGACGGGCCGAATCCGACGGGGCTGCGCTACTGCATGAACTCGGCGTCGCTGAAGTTCGAAAAGAAGGCCGACTAG